From a single Sinorhizobium sp. RAC02 genomic region:
- a CDS encoding chemotaxis protein CheW, translating to MTSINTASFAGDTLEIIAFRLHDQEFCVKTTTIREIRGWAPSTPIPHSPPDVIGVMNLRGTVIPIIDLAHKLGMKSTEANERSAIVVAEVHSMVVGLVVDRVSDILTIRSEQLQPVPEVTTSFDKAYAEGIIAHENGMICFLNLSRMFKERDMEDMAA from the coding sequence ATGACCTCCATCAATACGGCCAGCTTTGCCGGCGACACCCTCGAAATCATCGCATTCCGCCTGCATGATCAGGAATTCTGCGTGAAGACGACGACGATCCGCGAAATCCGCGGCTGGGCGCCGTCCACGCCGATCCCGCATTCGCCGCCGGACGTCATCGGCGTGATGAACCTGCGCGGCACGGTGATCCCGATTATCGACCTTGCCCACAAGCTCGGCATGAAGAGCACGGAAGCCAACGAGCGCAGCGCCATCGTGGTGGCCGAAGTGCACAGCATGGTCGTCGGCCTCGTCGTCGACCGGGTCTCCGACATCCTGACCATCCGCAGCGAGCAGCTCCAGCCGGTGCCGGAGGTAACGACCTCCTTCGACAAGGCCTATGCCGAAGGCATTATTGCCCATGAGAACGGCATGATCTGCTTCCTCAATCTTTCGCGCATGTTCAAGGAACGCGACATGGAAGACATGGCGGCCTGA
- the rocD gene encoding ornithine--oxo-acid transaminase translates to MTPSTASLIETEYRLGAHNYKPLDVVLARGEGVHVWDIDGNRYLDCLSAYSAVNQGHCHPKILAAMVEQAQKLTLTSRAFRNDQLAHFYEEIAALTGSHKVLPMNSGAEAVETAVKAVRKWGYEVKGVPEGQAEIIVCDNNFHGRTMGIVGFSTDPDARTGFGPFAPGFRHVPFGDLEAFRDAINENTVAFLIEPIQGEAGVLIPPAGYFSSVRQLCTQHGITLILDEIQTGLGRTGKLLAEEHEGIEADMTLVGKALSGGFYPVSAVLSNSEVLGVLKPGQHGSTFGGNPLACAIARAALKVLVEEDMIGNSERMGDRFQGGLKGIRSNLIKGVRGRGLMLAVELDPAAGGARKYCEALKERGILAKDTHGDTIRIAPPLVITGDQVDWALEQFEAVLRT, encoded by the coding sequence ATGACGCCGTCGACTGCAAGCCTGATCGAAACCGAGTACCGTCTCGGTGCCCATAACTACAAGCCGCTCGATGTGGTGCTGGCGCGCGGCGAGGGCGTCCATGTCTGGGATATCGATGGCAACCGCTATCTGGACTGCCTTTCGGCCTATTCGGCGGTGAACCAGGGGCATTGCCACCCGAAGATTCTTGCAGCGATGGTCGAGCAGGCTCAAAAGCTGACGCTCACCTCGCGGGCCTTCCGCAACGACCAGCTCGCACATTTCTACGAAGAGATCGCCGCACTCACCGGTTCGCACAAGGTGCTGCCGATGAATTCCGGCGCCGAGGCGGTCGAGACCGCGGTCAAGGCGGTGCGTAAGTGGGGTTACGAGGTGAAGGGCGTGCCGGAGGGCCAGGCCGAGATCATCGTCTGCGACAACAATTTCCATGGTCGCACCATGGGCATCGTCGGTTTCTCGACGGATCCGGATGCGCGCACCGGCTTCGGTCCCTTCGCGCCGGGCTTCCGCCACGTGCCGTTCGGTGATCTCGAGGCTTTCCGCGATGCGATCAACGAAAATACGGTTGCCTTCCTCATTGAGCCGATCCAGGGCGAGGCGGGTGTGCTGATCCCGCCGGCCGGCTATTTTTCGTCCGTGCGTCAACTTTGCACCCAACATGGCATCACGCTGATCCTCGACGAGATCCAGACCGGCCTTGGCCGCACGGGGAAACTGCTCGCCGAAGAGCATGAGGGTATCGAGGCGGATATGACGCTGGTCGGCAAGGCGCTGTCTGGCGGCTTCTATCCGGTCTCGGCGGTGCTTTCGAACAGCGAAGTGCTGGGTGTGCTGAAGCCGGGTCAGCACGGCTCGACCTTCGGCGGCAACCCGCTCGCCTGCGCCATTGCCCGTGCGGCGCTGAAGGTGCTGGTCGAGGAAGACATGATCGGCAACTCGGAGCGCATGGGCGATCGTTTCCAGGGCGGCCTCAAGGGCATCCGCTCCAACCTCATCAAGGGCGTGCGCGGCCGCGGCCTGATGTTGGCCGTGGAACTCGACCCGGCTGCTGGCGGTGCGCGGAAATATTGTGAGGCGCTGAAGGAGCGTGGCATCCTTGCCAAGGACACCCATGGCGATACGATCCGCATCGCGCCGCCGCTCGTCATCACCGGCGACCAGGTGGACTGGGCGCTCGAACAGTTCGAGGCCGTGCTGCGGACCTGA